In the genome of Deltaproteobacteria bacterium, the window CGGGCGCCGTGGGCTACGCCACGTTGCTCAACGGTCTGTATGGACCGGCGGTGGCGCTCACCGCCGGGGAGCAGGGGAGCATGCCTTTCATCATGGGGCAGCTCATGCTCTTCCGGCGGGAGGCCCTCGCCGGGATCGGCGGCCTCGAGTCGGTCTCGGGCCAGCTCGTGGACGACATGTACATCGGGACGCGCGTGGTGCAGGCGGGCTACCGGAACGTCGTCACGCGGCATCCCCTGCAGATCGTGGACGAGCGCATGACGCTCGCGGAGTTTCTGCGAACCTATCGACGCTGGATCATCTTCTCGCGCAGCGGGCTGCCCTTCTGGTCCTTCAACTGGCCGGCCTGGCTGCGAGGGATCGAGTTCTGGCTCGGGCTGGGGCTCGGGTTCGCCGCCGTCGTCACGGGGCATCCGTGGGCCGGGGCGGTGCTCTATGCCGCGGCGCTCGCGCTCGGGGCGAGCATCATGCGCTTGCACCGCGCGGTGGGGGGGGCTCCGATTCGTCTCCGGCACGCCTGGGTCCCCTACGCGCTGCTCCTCGCGGCGCCCTTCATCTACGTGGCCACGCTGCTCTGGCCCGAGGTGAAGTGGCGCGGCCGACGCTACGGCCTCGATACGCATGCGCGGCTCGGCCCGCGAGGACCGGCCACCGGCGGCGCGGCAGGCTAGCAGGGCGGCGCCCCTAGCGCGGCGGTGCGAATCGCCTGATTTCGACGACGGTCCAACCATCTCGCCTCCCGAGACGACGGGAACCCCGACTCAGCGCCTCTCTTGACAGGTGACCAAAAGGTCACATAATGGCGGTTGCGATGGACGACGTCTTCAAGGCGCTGGCGGACCCGGTCCGGCGCGAGCTCCTCGACCGCCTCTTTGCGGACGAGGGCCAAACGCTGGGCGAGCTCTGCGAGGGGCTCGAGATGACGCGCTTCGGTGTGATGAAGCACCTGCGCGTGCTCGAGGAGGCGCACCTCGTGGTGAGCCGCAAGGTTGGGCGGGAGAAGCTGCACTACCTGAACGCAGTGCCCATCCGTCGCGTCCACGACCGATGGATTGGCAAGTACGCGGCGGCGATCACCGCGGCGATGAGCGGACTGAAGGAGCGGCTGGAGGACGACGGCGCGGACGTGCGGCCGAAGCCGCCGGCGACGAAGTCGAACGATGGGACCCCCAGGCGGGCGAGGAGCAACCGATGAGCGAGAGCACGACCCAGATCTATGAGACCTTCATTCGCACCACGCCGGAGAAGCTCTGGCGGGCGCTGATCGACCCCGAGTTCACGAAGCAGTACTTCTTCGGCACCCTGGTGGCGACGAGCGGGAAGCCCGGCGAAGCCATCGTCTACCGTTTTCCCGACGGCAGTCCATGCGTGGATGGGGAGATCCTGGCGGCCGAGCCCCCGTACAAGCTCGTGCACACCTGGATCGTTCGCTACGACGCGGAGCTCGCGAAGGAGTGCTCCACGATCACCTGGCTCATCGAGCCACGCGGCGCAGTCTGCAAGCTCACGGCGGTGCACGAGATGCGGGACGCGCCAAAGACCGCGAAGCACGTCGCGAGCGAGGGGTGGAGCGTGGTCCTCTCCGGGCTGAAGACCTTGCTCGAGACGGGAGAGGCGCTGGTCATCGCGCCGAAGGCGGGGTAGGGAGAGGGGGGAGTCGTTTCTATCCGCGTCCCCCTCCGAGGAGAGGGACGACGTCGCCAGGTGGGCGCGGTGCACGAGCGCGTCGTTTCTATCCGCGTCCCCCTCCGAGGAGAGGGACGACGCTTCGCCGCGTCGGCGTCCTTCGCCATTGCCCGTTTCTATCCGCGTCCCCCTCCGAGGAGAGGGACGACGCTTCGCCGCGTCGGCGTCCTTCGCCATTGCCCGTTTCTATCCGCGTCCCCCTCCGAGGAGAGGGACGACGTCCGACTTCGCCTTCCTCTGCGCCTTCTACCAGTTTCTATCCGCGTCCCCCTCCGAGGAGAGGGACGACGTGGCCAAGCGGGATGCGACGTGCGCGCCGCTGTTTCTATCCGCGTCCCCCTCCGAGGAGAGGGACGACGATGACGTGCGCGCGCCCCACCGGGCGGAACGGGTTTCT includes:
- a CDS encoding glycosyltransferase is translated as MTIELGGIVVGAGLLGAVLYTHLMLRRAVARRREQPVPGRAQYPSVTVIRPVRGLDEGAAENFAAALATGYPGEVETLFVFDEETDPALPVARAAIEAHRSGGHPGTARVIFVGTPPPGRTGKLNAMIRALEEARGELVAFGDSDTRPDREVLRVLADTLLSDERIGCTFAPVVVENPLRTAGAVGYATLLNGLYGPAVALTAGEQGSMPFIMGQLMLFRREALAGIGGLESVSGQLVDDMYIGTRVVQAGYRNVVTRHPLQIVDERMTLAEFLRTYRRWIIFSRSGLPFWSFNWPAWLRGIEFWLGLGLGFAAVVTGHPWAGAVLYAAALALGASIMRLHRAVGGAPIRLRHAWVPYALLLAAPFIYVATLLWPEVKWRGRRYGLDTHARLGPRGPATGGAAG
- a CDS encoding helix-turn-helix transcriptional regulator, which encodes MDDVFKALADPVRRELLDRLFADEGQTLGELCEGLEMTRFGVMKHLRVLEEAHLVVSRKVGREKLHYLNAVPIRRVHDRWIGKYAAAITAAMSGLKERLEDDGADVRPKPPATKSNDGTPRRARSNR
- a CDS encoding SRPBCC family protein, coding for MSESTTQIYETFIRTTPEKLWRALIDPEFTKQYFFGTLVATSGKPGEAIVYRFPDGSPCVDGEILAAEPPYKLVHTWIVRYDAELAKECSTITWLIEPRGAVCKLTAVHEMRDAPKTAKHVASEGWSVVLSGLKTLLETGEALVIAPKAG